In Bifidobacterium sp. ESL0745, one DNA window encodes the following:
- the spxB gene encoding pyruvate oxidase yields the protein MADKINASDAMIKVLEDWGVTHIFGLPGGSFDSTMNALYDERDNMKYIQVRHEEAGALAAAGEAKFTGKIGVCFGSAGPGAVHLLNGLYDAKHDHVPVLALVAQVPTVKMNTDNFQEIDEAPIFEDVSVYDRTVMTAAQLPSVVDQAIRQAYEHSGVAVVVIPKDLGWTPIDDVVYSTAHDFTLGKSCLKPDAEDVAKAVEILNNAEKPLIYFGAGAKDAAAELKALSDKMKIPMMSSVLGIGVLPEDEKAYVLSAGRVASKPGVDAASSADAVLFIGTNMPFTSYFVHPDTKFIQVNNKQTDIAKRHHVDLGIVADAKETLKAMVDVAPTVDSRPYYDVLVEDQANWVDWLAAREDLERTPLEIDTVFSRINRMAKDDAIFSVDVGNVTIESYRYLKVKPTQKIATSAWYATMGNAVPAAIGAQESYPGRQVFSISGDGGFAMNMQDILTQVKYHEPIINIVLTNEQLGFIVGEQDDNGQPHSGVDLIDANYADAAAGLGAKGFEVHTLAELDAAFAEAAKPQDGPVVIDVKITGVRPLPVEQLVLEPDDNHTQADVDAFARTYHSEGLVPICQLLKKHGLANRIEPLTPFGH from the coding sequence ATGGCTGACAAAATCAATGCATCAGACGCGATGATCAAGGTACTTGAGGATTGGGGCGTGACCCATATCTTCGGTCTTCCGGGAGGATCGTTCGATTCGACCATGAACGCGCTGTATGACGAGCGTGACAACATGAAATACATTCAGGTTCGCCACGAGGAAGCGGGCGCGCTTGCCGCCGCTGGCGAGGCCAAGTTCACCGGTAAGATCGGTGTGTGCTTCGGTTCGGCAGGCCCGGGTGCCGTCCATCTTCTCAACGGCCTGTACGACGCCAAGCACGACCACGTTCCAGTGCTCGCGCTGGTGGCCCAGGTGCCGACGGTGAAGATGAACACCGATAATTTCCAGGAGATTGACGAAGCACCGATTTTCGAGGACGTCTCCGTGTACGATCGCACGGTGATGACCGCCGCGCAACTGCCGAGTGTGGTCGATCAGGCCATTCGCCAGGCCTACGAGCACTCCGGCGTCGCCGTGGTCGTGATCCCCAAGGACTTGGGTTGGACCCCGATCGATGACGTCGTCTATTCCACCGCGCACGATTTCACGCTTGGCAAGTCCTGCCTCAAGCCGGATGCCGAAGACGTGGCCAAGGCCGTCGAAATCCTCAACAACGCCGAAAAGCCGCTGATTTACTTCGGCGCCGGAGCCAAGGACGCCGCCGCCGAGCTGAAGGCGCTTTCCGACAAGATGAAGATTCCGATGATGTCGTCGGTGCTGGGCATCGGTGTGCTGCCGGAAGACGAGAAGGCGTATGTCCTCAGCGCCGGTCGCGTGGCCTCCAAGCCGGGCGTGGACGCGGCTTCCAGCGCTGACGCGGTCCTCTTTATCGGCACGAACATGCCGTTCACCTCGTACTTTGTGCATCCGGATACGAAGTTCATTCAGGTCAACAACAAGCAGACCGACATCGCCAAGCGCCATCACGTCGACCTGGGCATCGTGGCGGACGCCAAGGAGACGTTGAAGGCGATGGTCGACGTCGCGCCGACCGTCGATTCGCGTCCGTATTACGACGTGCTGGTCGAGGATCAGGCCAACTGGGTCGACTGGCTCGCCGCCCGCGAAGACCTTGAGCGCACCCCGCTCGAAATCGACACCGTTTTCTCCCGCATCAACCGCATGGCCAAGGACGACGCCATCTTCTCGGTGGACGTCGGCAACGTGACCATCGAGTCGTATCGTTACCTCAAGGTCAAGCCCACCCAGAAGATCGCGACCTCGGCATGGTACGCCACCATGGGCAACGCTGTGCCGGCGGCCATCGGCGCGCAGGAAAGCTACCCCGGCCGTCAGGTCTTCTCTATTAGCGGCGACGGCGGTTTCGCGATGAACATGCAGGATATTTTGACGCAGGTCAAGTATCATGAGCCGATTATCAATATCGTGCTGACCAACGAGCAGCTGGGCTTCATCGTCGGTGAGCAGGATGACAACGGCCAGCCTCATTCCGGCGTCGACCTGATCGATGCCAACTATGCCGACGCGGCCGCGGGCCTGGGGGCCAAGGGCTTTGAAGTCCACACGCTCGCCGAGCTCGACGCGGCGTTCGCCGAAGCCGCCAAGCCGCAGGACGGCCCGGTGGTCATCGATGTGAAGATCACCGGCGTGCGCCCGCTGCCTGTCGAGCAGTTGGTGCTTGAGCCGGACGACAACCACACCCAGGCGGATGTGGACGCCTTCGCCCGCACCTATCATTCCGAAGGGCTGGTGCCGATTTGCCAGCTGCTGAAGAAGCACGGCCTGGCCAATCGCATCGAACCGCTGACTCCGTTCGGTCACTGA
- the ptsP gene encoding phosphoenolpyruvate--protein phosphotransferase — MRKIQGTGVSAGVAIGTIHVLASGDGSVERRVVSDPAAEVERFRAARDTAIDQLGKLRDKTAAELGEGKAELFDAHRLMLKDPDYVESIEGMITTSKVNAEFAVNGTAEQFAAMFAAMNDSYMQARASDVRDVSKRVITILEGRDTAETDPDDPHIIAADDLTPSETVQLDRSKVLGFVTAKGSANSHTAILARTMGLPAVIGLGKDFDPEDDGKMAIVDGSAGLVLVDPDEESLQSYQDKKKGYEDHLRLLQELKGKPTQTKEGQTVRLYANIGRPSDVTSVLANDAEGIGLYRSEFLYLESEDFPTEDFQFEAYKEVAQKMGDRLVIIRTLDIGADKQVGYFNLKHEDNPALGYRAIRICLTQPEIFKVQLRALLRASAFGNLAIMLPMITSVAEVCDAKKIIDEVKVELRSEDIAFNDGINVGIMVETPASVVMAPELAKEVDFFSIGTNDLTQYTLACDRQNPNLTRFADPHSPAVLRMIKMTVDAAHAAGIWCGICGELGADLDLTETFLEHGLDELSVSPTSVLPLREAIRER; from the coding sequence ATGCGCAAGATCCAGGGAACTGGCGTTTCCGCAGGGGTCGCCATCGGCACCATCCATGTGCTCGCGTCCGGAGACGGGTCGGTCGAGCGCCGCGTGGTCAGCGATCCGGCGGCGGAAGTCGAGCGCTTCCGCGCCGCCCGCGATACCGCCATCGATCAGCTCGGCAAGCTGCGCGACAAGACCGCCGCCGAACTGGGCGAAGGCAAGGCCGAACTCTTTGACGCCCACCGCCTCATGCTCAAAGACCCCGACTATGTGGAGAGCATCGAAGGGATGATCACCACCTCCAAGGTCAACGCGGAATTCGCCGTCAACGGCACCGCCGAGCAGTTCGCCGCGATGTTCGCCGCGATGAACGACTCGTATATGCAGGCCCGCGCCTCGGACGTGCGTGACGTCTCCAAGCGCGTCATCACGATTCTCGAAGGCCGCGACACCGCCGAAACCGATCCGGACGACCCGCATATCATCGCGGCCGACGACCTCACCCCGAGCGAAACGGTACAGCTCGACCGATCCAAGGTTTTGGGCTTCGTCACCGCCAAGGGTTCCGCCAACTCGCATACCGCGATTCTGGCCCGCACCATGGGTCTGCCCGCGGTCATCGGTTTGGGCAAGGATTTCGACCCGGAGGACGACGGCAAGATGGCCATTGTCGACGGTTCGGCCGGTCTCGTGCTGGTCGATCCCGACGAAGAGAGCCTCCAGTCCTATCAGGACAAGAAGAAGGGCTACGAGGATCATCTTCGCCTGCTGCAGGAGCTTAAGGGCAAGCCTACGCAGACCAAGGAGGGACAGACCGTCCGCCTTTACGCGAACATCGGACGCCCTTCCGACGTCACCTCGGTTCTGGCCAACGATGCCGAGGGCATCGGCCTCTATCGCAGCGAGTTCCTTTACCTTGAGAGCGAGGACTTCCCGACTGAGGACTTCCAGTTCGAGGCCTACAAGGAAGTCGCCCAGAAGATGGGGGACCGCCTGGTCATCATCCGCACCCTCGATATCGGAGCGGACAAGCAGGTCGGTTACTTCAACCTGAAGCACGAGGACAATCCCGCGCTTGGCTACCGCGCCATCCGCATCTGCCTGACGCAACCGGAGATCTTCAAGGTCCAGCTGCGTGCGTTGCTTCGCGCTTCGGCTTTCGGCAACCTCGCCATCATGCTGCCGATGATCACTTCGGTGGCCGAGGTCTGCGACGCCAAGAAGATCATCGACGAGGTCAAGGTCGAACTGCGCAGCGAAGACATCGCTTTCAATGACGGCATCAACGTCGGCATTATGGTGGAGACTCCGGCCTCCGTCGTGATGGCGCCGGAGCTGGCGAAGGAAGTCGATTTCTTCTCCATCGGCACCAACGACCTGACCCAGTACACCCTGGCCTGCGACCGACAGAACCCCAATCTCACGCGTTTCGCCGACCCGCATTCGCCGGCCGTGCTGCGCATGATCAAGATGACCGTCGACGCCGCGCACGCCGCCGGCATCTGGTGCGGCATTTGCGGCGAGCTCGGTGCCGATTTGGATTTGACCGAAACGTTCCTCGAGCATGGCCTGGACGAGCTGTCGGTTTCCCCGACCAGCGTCCTGCCGCTGAGGGAGGCGATACGCGAGCGCTGA
- a CDS encoding HPr family phosphocarrier protein has protein sequence MATSFTFTVTDPEGMHARPAGKVVEKAQSYQSSITLTDGDKTVDAKRIFGVMGLGAKCGDTITVNIDGEDEATAFVEFEQFLKENL, from the coding sequence ATGGCAACCTCATTCACTTTTACCGTAACTGACCCCGAAGGCATGCATGCACGTCCGGCGGGCAAAGTCGTTGAAAAAGCGCAAAGTTATCAGTCTTCGATAACGCTGACCGACGGCGACAAAACCGTTGATGCCAAGCGCATTTTCGGCGTCATGGGACTCGGCGCCAAGTGCGGCGACACCATCACCGTAAACATCGACGGTGAGGATGAAGCCACCGCTTTCGTCGAGTTTGAACAATTCCTTAAGGAGAATCTGTGA
- the alsE gene encoding D-allulose 6-phosphate 3-epimerase, with the protein MTETLNTTRKIQLAPSLMTMDLDQFKEQVTFLNDKVNAYHIDIMDGHFVPNISLSPWFLEEVRKISDVPMDAHLMVTDAEFWVDQLIAIKCERINMPSEVINGKAFSLIKKIHDAGLKAGVVLNPETPISAIMSYIDQLDSVMIMTIDPGFAGQPFLKSTLDKIVELRHLREEKGYSYEIEMDGSTNLKHWKMISDAAPDIYVIGRSGLFGLTDNIENSWNQMVSEYEQSTGFRFDTGRFVSKN; encoded by the coding sequence ATGACAGAGACATTGAACACCACACGCAAGATCCAGCTGGCACCATCGCTGATGACGATGGACTTGGACCAGTTCAAGGAACAGGTCACGTTCCTGAACGACAAGGTCAACGCCTACCACATCGACATCATGGACGGTCATTTCGTGCCGAATATTTCTTTGTCGCCGTGGTTCCTTGAAGAGGTGCGCAAGATTTCGGACGTGCCGATGGACGCCCACCTCATGGTGACCGATGCCGAGTTTTGGGTCGACCAGCTTATCGCAATCAAATGCGAGCGCATCAACATGCCCTCCGAAGTGATCAATGGCAAGGCGTTCAGCCTGATCAAGAAGATCCATGACGCCGGCCTCAAAGCCGGAGTCGTACTTAACCCGGAGACGCCGATCAGCGCGATCATGTCCTATATCGACCAGCTCGACAGCGTCATGATCATGACCATCGATCCCGGTTTCGCCGGCCAGCCGTTCCTCAAATCTACGCTGGACAAGATCGTCGAACTTCGTCACCTACGCGAGGAAAAGGGCTACAGCTACGAGATCGAGATGGATGGTTCCACCAACCTCAAGCACTGGAAGATGATTTCCGATGCGGCTCCCGACATCTACGTCATCGGTCGTAGCGGCCTCTTCGGGCTCACCGACAACATCGAGAATTCCTGGAACCAGATGGTTTCCGAGTACGAGCAGTCGACCGGCTTCCGTTTCGACACGGGCCGTTTCGTCTCGAAAAACTGA